From Brassica oleracea var. oleracea cultivar TO1000 chromosome C3, BOL, whole genome shotgun sequence, a single genomic window includes:
- the LOC106332870 gene encoding defensin-like protein 69 produces MDSSKVLLTFALVVTMSISYDLFSGINARIVPPTCYEGCNATFHNPECNKFCIGLLYKDGSCFDPEGPSKRPYYRCCCDPIILPPPSL; encoded by the exons ATGGATTCTTCAAAAGTGTTGCTTACATTTGCGCTCGTGGTTACAATGTCCATCTCCTACGATCTTTTCTCCG GAATAAACGCGAGAATTGTGCCTCCGACTTGTTACGAGGGATGTAACGCAACGTTTCATAATCCAGAATGTAACAAATTTTGTATAGGATTGCTTTATAAAGATGGTAGTTGCTTTGACCCAGAAGGTCCTTCTAAACGACCTTATTATCGTTGTTGTTGCGACCCTATAATTCTTCCACCTCCTTCTCTTTGA
- the LOC106334310 gene encoding defensin-like protein 69, translating into MGSSKLLVAFALVITLSISYDHLSGIGINAIVLPPDCFNDKPCNIAFNNQACNKMCRGMSYKDGRCTDPELIPPYFWRCCCNPK; encoded by the exons ATGGGTTCTTCAAAACTCTTGGTCGCATTCGCGCTAGTGATTACATTGTCCATCTCCTATGATCATTTATCCG GAATAGGAATAAACGCGATAGTTCTGCCTCCGGATTGTTTCAACGACAAGCCATGTAACATAGCGTTTAATAATCAAGCATGTAACAAAATGTGTAGAGGAATGTCTTATAAAGATGGTCGCTGCACGGACCCTGAACTCATCCCTCCCTATTTCTGGCGTTGTTGTTGTAACCCAAAATAA